The sequence aggtaagatgtgggggatggagagagggacgagggggagaggaaggagggggctcagtctgggaaggcctcctggaagaggtgagtgattcattcattcattcaatcgtatttattgagtgcttactgtgtgcagagcactgtactaagtgcttgggaattccaagttggcaacctatagagacggtccctactcaacagcgggctcacagtctagaagggggagacagacaacaaaacaaaacatataaaccaaataaaatagaatatgtacaggtaaaatagagtaataaatctatacaaacatatatacatatatacaggtgctgtggggaggggaaggaggtacatatgtatacaggtatatatgcatatatgcttgtacatatttattactctatttatttattttacttgtacctatctattctatttatttccttttgttaatatgtttggttttgttctctgtctcccccttctagactgtgagcccactgttgggtagagaccgtctctagatgttgccaacttgtacttcccaagcgcttagtacagcgctctacacccagtaagcgctcaataaataggatcgattgattgattggagggcgtGGCTACGTCGATGGGCGTGGCTACGACGACGGGGCCTTTGGTGGGCGTGGCCACCTCGACGGGCGCGTGTGCGGGGGCCGCGGCGGGCGTGGCTACGTCGATGGGCGTGGCTACGACGATGGGGCCCGTGGTGGGCGTGGCCACCTCGACGGGCGCGTTTGCGGGGCCGCGGTGGGCGTGGCTACCATGACGGGCGTGGTGGGCGTGGCTGCGACGACGGTGCTAGTGGTGGGCGTGGCTACGTTGATGTAGTGGGCGTGGTCACGTCGACGGGCGCAAGCACGTCTGATGGGCGTGGCTACGACGGCAATGTTAGTGGTGGGCGTGGCCGCGTTGACGTGCGCGGCAACGATGACGGGATCCGTGGTGGGCGTGGTCATGACGACGGGCGCGACCGCATTAGATGGGCGTGGCCACGATGACGCGAGTGGGCGTGGTCACATCGACGGACGTGATGACGTGTGGTGGGCGTGGCCACGTCGAGGGGAGTGGCTTTAAAGCCGCGTCCACGTGGGCGCGGGCGTCAGTCCGGCGGGTGGAGCCGATGCGGTCGGACGGTCCGGTGGAGGTGTCCCCGGGGCTGCTCctcggcggggcgggggcggcggggcggccggGGGTCGGGGCGGTGCTCACCGTGTCCGCGGAGGagcccgccgcccccggccccccgggtcTGCCCGCCCTGTGGCTGCCCCTGAACGACGAGCCCCGCCAGGACCTGCTCAGCAGCCTGGACCGCTGCGCCGCCTTCATCGGGCGGGCCCGGGACGGAGGAGCCACCGTGCTCGTCCGCTGGTCCGTGCGCGGGGGAATTGGGGGGGGGGCCTCCCCACCCACACTggaatcatcctcctcatcatcacgaCGGCATttgcccagcgcttactatgtgctaagcgctggggaagcgatgcaaggcgatcaggttgccaataataataataggcatttattaagcgcttactatgtgcaaagcactgttctaagcgctggggaggttacagggtgatcaggttgtcccacggggggctcacagtcttaatcctcccccgaccccccaccgCGCGTCCTGGGAATCCGGCCtgtccccatttatttatttattttacttgtacatagctatcctatttattttatttttgttagtctgtttggttttgttctctgtctcccccttctagactgtgagcccgctgttgggttagggactgtctctagatgttgccagcttctacttcccaagcgcttagtacggtgctctgcacatagtaagcgctcaataaatacgattgatgatgatgatttattttacttgtacctatctattctatttattttatgttgttagtctgtttggttttgttccctgtctcccccttctagactgtgagcccgctgttgggtagggactttctctagatgttgccagcttgtacttcccaagcgcttagtacagtgctctgcacatagtaagcgctcaataaatacgattgatgatgatgatgatgaatccccattttacagatgaggtcactgaggcccagagaagtgaagtgacctgcccaagatcacacagcagacatggggcggagtcgggatacgaacccgtgacctctgactccaaagcccgggctctttccactgagccacgctgcttctcgatcagtcagtcgtatttgtcgagcgctcactgtgtgcagagcactggactaagcgcttgggaagtccaagttggcaacatacagagacggtccctacccaacaatcaatcaatcaatcgtatttattgagcgcttagtatgtgcagagcactgtactaagcgcttaaccaacagtgggctcacagtctagaagaggggctcacagtctagagggatcatgtcttccatctctattggactctcccaagctcacaaTAAAGTGCTGTGCTTACAGAAGGCTTTCAGTCCATTCTAGTGCTGGCTTGGCCCGTTCAGGGAGATGAAAGCCACATTTTGgagccacagaataataataataacaatcaatcaatcaatcgtatttattgagcacttactgtgtgcagagcactgtactaagcacttgggaagtacaagtaggcaacatctagagacagtccctacccaacagtgggctcacagtctaaaagggggagacagagaacaaaaccaaacatgctgacaaaataaaataaatagaatggatatgtacaagtaaaataaataaatgataataataacataatggaatttttaagtactatgtggcaggcactggagtagatataagataattggtttggacacagtccctgttccacacagggcccaGAGTCTTAGTCCTATTTTACTGaaacagaggtaactgaggctcagagaagtaaagtgacttgcccaaggtcacacagcaggcaagtggcagagctgtgattagaacccaggcctttctgactcccaggctcctgctctgtcccctgtgttgttatattttactctcccaaatgctaagtacggtgctgtgcacataataagtgctcactaaataccattgactgactggatctggatcttctagactctaagcccactgttgggtagggaccgtctctatatgttgccaacttgtacttcccaagtgcttagtacagtgccctgcacacagtaagcgctcagtaaatacgattgattgattgattggatgaaccAAGACCAAGGACAGCGGGGAACGCTATTTCCCTCCTCGTCCTTCCACGTGAAAGGGTCGGTTTCCCTCTTCCAGCCATGCAGGGGTCAGTCGGAGCGTGGCCGTGGTGACCGCCTTCCTCATGAAGACGCAGCAGCTCAGCTTCGAAGAGGCCTACGCCAGGGTTCGGGCCGTGAGACCCCAGGCCAAGTGAGTTTGAGGTTGGGCCCCCGGGGGTGACGGAGCCTCCCCAAAGTCCTGGTGGGGGGAGCTTTGGTCCCGAGACGTCGGGCTCTGCTCTCGTTCTCCCTCGTCTCCTCAGGCCCCGGTGACCACCGTCGGCCTGTCGTTTCAGAATGAACGAGGGCTTTGAAGAGCAGCTGAAGCTATATGAGGCCATGGGCTGTCAAGTGGACACTTCCAGCGTAATTTACAAGCAGTATCGTCTGCAAAAGGTCACGGAGAAATACCCTGGTGAGGCTGATTTTTAACCTTGGGAGATTTCTTTCCCCATCCCGGGGTGGCGGGGATGCAGCGCCCAGCAGTTTGACGTTGGACGGGTGAAGCCGCTTGCTTTGCCCCCTGCAGAGCTGCGGAATTTGCCTCGGGAAGTATTTGCAGCCGACCCAAATGCCGAATCCCCAGGTCTGAGAGCGGAGACCCTCTACAGATGTAGAAAGTGCAGGTAAAACCCTTTATcatgccataatcaatcaatcaatccgatcatatttactgagcgctcgctgtgtgccgaacactggactgagcatgtgggagagtacattataacagaattggtagacacgttcctgttTACAAcacgcttaaagtctagagggagagacattactaaataaatagattgtggatatgcacacaagtgctgagggatgagggaaggataataataataataataataatgatggcatttgttaagcgcttactatgtgcaaatcactgttctaagcgcaaaggatgaataaagggtacaaatccaagtgcaagggtaacacagaggagagtgggagaagaggaaataagggccatGGAGACTTTTACGTGGCCTCCGGTTGGAAGCTGATACTTTTTCACTGATAATAAAgacagtatttactgtgtgcccagcactgatgcaagataatcagacttggagctcacagtctaagcagggagagaggacaggtattttatccccttttacggatgaggaagctgaggcacagagagtttcactgtcttgcctgaggtcacacagcagacgtgatggaGCCAGACAAAGAATCCCCGTCTCTTGACAGTGCGGTTTCCTAAGCAAAGTGGAAACTCTGGGTACAATCGAAGGGCGTAGGCTCAAAACTGTTGATTAGAGTCAAATGAGGTATTGGGGCTCGGGATAAATTTGTCCCGGTAGTCACAGTACTAGTAGTGGTATATACTGGATATGCACTCACtggtgtaagcgcttgggaaagcaaacAGAAGCTTGAGACCTGTTTCCCACCTtcagggagcttccaatctaatgagctgtaaggaaagaagcagcatggcctaagggaggatctgagttttaatttcAGCTCCGCTGCTtcactgcagtgtgatcttgggcaagaaacttcacttctctgtgcttcagttccctcatcaataaaatgaggattgagactgtgagccccgtagggaagagggactgtgtctaacccgatccaccccagcacttagtacagttctggaacatagtaggcacttaacaaataccacaattattattagcacagacctcggagtcaaaaggacctgggaactaatccgggctctgccacttgtctgccgtgtaatcttgggcaagtcacttcacttttcagtgcctcagtttcctcacctgtaaaatagggattaggaccgtgagccccatttgggacagggactgtgtccaacctgattagcttgtatcactaccccggcgcttagaacagtgcttggcacatagtaaaccctaagcaataccataaaaaatggagggggggggggtgtccatcAGAGTCAGGTACAGGGAACCGGAGGATGCTCTCGTtgattcattcgatagtattttttgagctcttactgtgtgcagagcactgtactaagcgcttggaaagtacaattcggcaacaatccTGTTGGTCATCCAGGATTGGCACAAGACTCAatcggaagctccttgaggacagtcagtcatatttattgaacgcttactgtgtgcaaagcactatactaagcgcttgggagagtagcatatAACAatattgcagacacattccctgcccacagtctagagggaatgtgtgttttctcCCGCATGCTCAGTAAGGCACTTAGTCCTCAGTCGGCACTCACTTAAGACCACCGACTGACCAGCTGGGGTCTTTTGGTTGGTGGATGTCCTAGGCCCCTGGTCACCAGTGGGCCCACACACCTTTTcgtgtccgtctgtccgtccacgTGTCTGTGGCGGTCGCAGGCGGGCCCTGTTTCGCAGCTCTAGCATTTTGGGGCACCCCGGCGGCAGCGGGGCCGTGGCCTTTGCCCACAAGAAGAAGACGCCAGTCTACCTGCCGGACAGGGCGGGCCCCGTCTCTTGCACGTCGCACTTCGTGGAGCCGGTGCAGTGGATGGAGGCCGCGCTGCTcggggtgatggatggacaggtgAGGGCAGCGGGCCCTGcctccactcccccccaccccccaaatacgTGCCTCCGCTCCACCAGCCTCCTGGACCTCCCCCGcaacctccccacagcccctccgCCAAGGCCCCCcgtcccatctctctcccactcaaTTCCTGAACCCCCGGAAGAATCGTCTGCCCGtgccctctgccagcctgcctggcACCGGGCCCTATTTTCCAGCCGGCCCAGCCCCTTGGCCACTCCTCAGCCACACTGCCCACTGAGCCCTTCTCCGAGCTCTGGTCCCTCTCCCGGCCACCTCCAGCCCCGCTGCCTCCAAGGGAGGAACAGGGGTCGGGCTGCCGCCCATCTCTGGGGCAGTTCTTTCGCCCCGGTTCCACTCCTCCATCGGGCTGGGTCCGTTAATCTCTCAAATGGTTAAATGGGAGCGGCAGGCGGCtagcctctgccctccctccccggccATCGCCGTGGGTCACGAGGGTCCTCAGGACGCTCGGCTCCTCGGAAGAAAGCGTCTGCTGCCTCGGAAGCCCGAACGTTGGCCCTGGCCCTGTGACCCTGAAGTTCTTGGCAGACAAGGGCCATTTGCCTTCCCAGCTCCTGGGGCTGGGGGCCCTTCCTgggtggggaaaccaaggcagaagTGCTCCCGCCTTGGATGCTGGAAACCTCACGACTCTGGCTCCCAGGGTGAGGCCGGGGTCCTGGGATCCGTCTCTGAGTGCCAACTCCCTACTCCGCCTTTCAGCTGCTGTGCCCCAAGTGCGGCGCCAAGCTGGGCTCCTTCAGCTGGTGCGGGGAGCGGTGTTCCTGCGGCTCCTGGGTCACGCCCGCCTTCCAGGTCCACAAGAACCGTGTGGACGAGGCCAGGGCACTGCCCGCTCGGGGCCCACCCGCCGGGAGCCCCGGAGCCTGCCCGCCTTGAGGGCTCGGTGCCGAGGGGCCCGCACAGACTTTGGATCGTCACCATCGAGGGGCATTGGGTTGAATTGGACTCCCGTGGGGGTGCGGAGAGGTAGACTTGATACCTCAGCACTGCCCTCCTACCTTGGCTCCCTCCCGCGTTCCCAGTGAAACAGGCTCCGgggttctctctccctgccccgggCCACCCGCCAAGTTTTGGTTTCACGTAAAAACTCTGAAATTTCCAAATCCGCCTCCACTGTGTCCGTGGGTCCTAAATTCTCGCCGGGGAAATGGTGAGGCTCGGTCTTGGGAGGGCGACGGTGGTTGAAGCTCCCTGGGTCCAtatgacaatgacaataataataatgattgtggtatttgttaagtgcttactgcgtgccaaccaccaaactaagtgctggggtagagacaaggtacttgggtcccacatggggctcacattctaagtaggagggagacaagggattgaattcccattttgcagatgagggaactgacgaagtgaaatgactcgtccgaggtcatgtagcggacaattggtggaactgggatcagaacccaggtcctcttaactcccaggcctgtgctctctctgctaggctGCATTTCTTTTTGTGTCTTCATGTCCAGCTGGGagagggtggggcagggtgggccCCCCAAGTTTCCTGCTGTGCTGCTGACATCCCACTCCATCTTCCCTCGCCCCCCAAGGGTGgggcccctccctccagccttctCCCCTGGTCTGGACCAGctgactggggttggggggatgggggtcgTGCCGCCCATCgcccctcttcccccgccccacagctgGGGCCAGTTCTGCctcgggggaggaaggagaagcagcgtggctcagtggaaagagcctgggtgttggaggcagaagttatgggttcaaatcccagctccgccacttgtcagctgtgtgacttaggccaagacacttcacttctctgggcctgttacctcatctgtaaaatggggatgaagactgtgagcccccccgtgggacatcctgatcaccttgtaatttccccagggcttagaacagtgctttgcacatagtaagcgcttgataaaagccatcattaaggGGGCAGGCGAAGCAGAAAGGAGGGTTGGATGGGGCAGGGTACTGAGATGAGCGGCTGTTATGGCTCGTGGTCACGTGTCTGCGTGTGTCCCCGAGGTCGCATTGCTGTAGCCCACGTTCCGCCTTTCCCCATGTCAGGCCGCTGCACCTTTGTTCGCGTGTTCCCAGGGTGGGGCTCCTGAGGCCCCCGATCACGTGTCCCACATGTGTGTctatgtcagtcgtatttattgagcacttactgtgtgcagagcactgtattaagctcttgggagaggacagtagagcaatataacagacacatttcctgcccaggcaCCAGCAGGCTCCAGGGAGTCCGGGAGCTGCACCGTCCGACTTCCCCCCCATCCATCCAAccttggaagagcaaagggatctgTTGGTCCCTCACCCCTCGGAAGCCGCCCTCATCCCCAGTGGGCAACCCAGGCCCCGGCTCCAGAGGGTACCATCAGTTCACGGGCCAGCGAACCCCAGCTCACTTTTCCAGTGGTCTAGAGgagagatcacgggcctgggagttctaatcctgagtctaccatcatcatcatcaatcgtatttattgagcgcttactgtgtgcagagcactgtactaagcgcttgggaagtacaagttggcaacatatagagacagtccctacccagcagtgggctcacagtctagaagggggagacagaaccaaaccaaacatactaacaaaataaaataaatagaatagatatgtacaagtaaaacagtaataaatatgtacaaacatatatacaatatacaaccAACAGTATTGTCTGAGAGCTTAACTGCTCTACTGGGcacctacttactatgtgcaaagccccatggtagggaacatgtctgctagctatgttttattttcccaggtgcttagtatagtgtctgcacactgctgtgtgaccttgggcaagtcacttcactttgcctcagctccctcctctgtaaaatggggattaagtccgtgagccccatctgggacatggactgtgtccaacctgattagcttttatttatcccagtgcttagtacatctggcacacagtaagcgcttaaataccatttgaaaaacaaaaagggttgccggggagggggtggagggtaaCGTTTTGCCGCCTGCGTGCTCGGAGTGTGTGCCGTCACTGTGCTATGTGCGTTGTAGGTGTGTGATCTGTGTTGTGGGTCGTGTGGCTTGGGAGCACCCCTCTCTGACCGGCAGCTCCGAACCGAGACGTGCAGGAGCCTGGACCTGCTGAGAACAGCAAGGTGTTTCCTCCAATTCTGGATCTTCGTGGGTGAGAATCGGGGCTTTTCCAGATCCTGTGACCTACAAACAGAGTGCTGAGATGATGAGAGTGGGGAATTCCCAGCCCAGGCCGATGACAGGCCTGCAGTCTGCTAACAGGAAACCACTCATGATGCAATCGAACACGTAGATTTCCACTGGACTCCTTGCCCCGGTGAAATTGGAGAAGAGCTTCTTTCAGGAGCTCAAGTCTGGAACCTTTTGGGTTCctcggaggggtgggggtgggagtgatTTGGGAAAAAGTGAGTTTTACTACATATGGCTGTTTGGGGGCAAGGCAGACACCATTTGGAAATCGGCGTGACAATGTTTCTTCCATAaccaatcatcagtcaatcaatcaatcaatcgtattgattgagcgcttactgtgtgcagagcactgtactaagcgcttgggaagtacaagttggcaacatatagagacagtccctacccaacagtgggctcacagtctagaagggggagacagagaacaaaaccaaacatactaacaaagtaaaataaatagaatagatatgtacaagtaaaataaataaatagagtaataaatatgtacaaacatatatataatatgcaaCCAACAATATTGTCTGAGAACTTAACTGCTCTACTGGGcacctacttactatgtgccaagccccatggtagggaacgtgtctgctagctatgttttattttcccaggtgcttagtatagtgtctgcacactgctgtgtgaccttgggcaagtcacttctctgtgcctgttacctcatctgtgacagactgtgagcccactgttgggtagggaccgtctccatatgttgccaacttgtacttcccaagcgcttagtacagtgctctgcacacagtaagtgcttgatgaatatgattgatagattgatctgtaaaatagggattaagactgtgagccccaagtgggacagagattgtatccaacctgattaccttgtatctaccacagtgtatagaacagtgcttggcacgtagtaagcgcttagcaaatactattaccttgaatctaccccagtgcttagaacagtgcgtggcccatagtaagtgcttaacaaataccccccacccaacaaagtaagcagtcaaataccatcatcatcatcatcatcatcaatcgtatttattgagcgcttactgtgtgcagagcactggactaagcgcttgggaagtacaaatcggcaacatatagagtcagtccctacccaacagtgggctcactgatgGATTGTTGGACACCCTCTGTGTTCAGATGTACTGGACGCCTACTACATGCCGAGTGCTGTGGCAGGGTCCTGCTGTGTTcagggtatgagaagcagcgtggcttagtggaaagagcccgggcttgggagttggaggtcatataGAaaggatccctacccaacagcaggctcaagtctagaacttgcacttcccaagtgcttagtccagtgctctgcacacagtaagcgctcaacaaatacaattgaatgaatggactgtgagcccactgttgggtagggaccgtctctatatgttgccaaattgtacttcccaagcacttagtccagtgctctgcacacagtaagcactcaacaaatacgattgaatgaatggactgtgagcccactgttaggtaggggccgtctctatctgttgccaaattgtacttcccaagtgcttagtccagtgctctgcacacagtaagcgctcagcaaatacgattgaatgaatgaatagactgtgagcccactgttgggtagggaccgtctctatatgttgccaaactgtacttcccgagtgcttagtccagtgctctgcacacagtaagtgctcaacaaatacgattgaatgaatatactgtgagcccactgttgggtagggactgtctctatatcaatcaatcaatcgtatttattgagtgcttactgtgtgcagagcactgtactaagcgcttgggaagtccaagttggcaacatatagagacggtccctacccaacagcgggctcacagtctagaagggggagacagagaacaaaacaaaacatattaacaaaataaaataaatagaatagatatgtacaagtaaaataaatagagtaataaatccgtacaaacatatacacaggtgctgtggggagggggagacagagaacaaaacaaaacatattaacaaaataaaataaatagaatagatatgtacaagtaaaataaatagagtaataaatccgtacaaacatatacacaggtgctgtggggaggggacggaggggctcagcctgggaaggcctcctggaggaggtgagctctcagtagggccaagtgttgccaaactgtaataataatgatagcatttattaagcacttactatgtgcaaagcactgtaataagcgctgggggttacaacaaggtgatcaggttgtcctacaggggggctcacagtcttcatccccattttacagatgagggaactgaggcccagagaagtgaagtgacttgcccaaagtcacacagctgacagttggcggagctggggtttgaacccatgacctttgactccaaagccggggctctttccgctgagccacgtacttcccaagtgcttagtccagtgctccgcacacagtaagcgctcaataaatacgattgaatgaatgaatgccatcattattatatatgtttgtacatatatgtatatatgtttgtacatatttcttactccatttatttatttattttacttgtacatatcctatttattttattttgttagtatgtttggttttgttctctgtctcccccttctagactgtgagcccactgttgggtagggaccgtctctatatgttgccaacttgtacttcccaagcgcttagtccagtgctctgcacacagtaagcgctcaataaatacgattgatgatgatgatgatgctttattttattttgttagtatgtttggttttgttctctgtctcccccttttagactgtgagcccactgttgggtagggaccgtctctagatgttgccaatttggacttcccaagcgcttagtcca comes from Tachyglossus aculeatus isolate mTacAcu1 chromosome 16, mTacAcu1.pri, whole genome shotgun sequence and encodes:
- the DUSP12 gene encoding dual specificity protein phosphatase 12, which translates into the protein MTRVGVVTSTDVMTCGGRGHVEGSGFKAASTWARASVRRVEPMRSDGPVEVSPGLLLGGAGAAGRPGVGAVLTVSAEEPAAPGPPGLPALWLPLNDEPRQDLLSSLDRCAAFIGRARDGGATVLVRCHAGVSRSVAVVTAFLMKTQQLSFEEAYARVRAVRPQAKMNEGFEEQLKLYEAMGCQVDTSSVIYKQYRLQKVTEKYPELRNLPREVFAADPNAESPGLRAETLYRCRKCRRALFRSSSILGHPGGSGAVAFAHKKKTPVYLPDRAGPVSCTSHFVEPVQWMEAALLGVMDGQLLCPKCGAKLGSFSWCGERCSCGSWVTPAFQVHKNRVDEARALPARGPPAGSPGACPP